Sequence from the Corallococcus sp. EGB genome:
GAATTTAAGGGCCTTGCTGTTAATGCGTGGAGCGCTTGTTTGCTCGGGAAGCAGCTGTTTGGCTTGGAGTTGCAGTCAACGCCGTCAAGGGTCGCAACGAGAGGAAGCTGCCATGGACAAGCAGGACATGCAGAAGCCCAAGAAGCTGAGCCTGAAGCGTGAGACCGTCCGCCTCCTGTCGGGCGCGGGAGCGGAGCAGCAGGAGCGCAAGGAACTCACCTCGCCGCTCTGCACGGAGCGTGGCCCGAAGTGCGATTTCTGATGGACCTCACGGACCTTCGGGTCTGTGAGCCCTCGCCGGTGGGGAGCCATCAGGCTCCTCGCTGGTTTCCGGGTGTCGTCCGCTGGCTGACGTCCCGTGGGTCCTACCGGGTGCGCGGGTCGGCGGCCTCCGGAAGAGTCGCGGCACCGTGACTTCTCCACAGCGGCTGGTCCTGGGAATCGCCGTGCTCGCCTCGCTCGTCACGTTCCTGGACGGGGCGATCATCAATGTCGCGTTGCCGGCGATGGTACGGGAGCTGGGTGGAGGGCTCACGCTCCAGCAGTGGGTGGTGGATGCCTACCTCATCACGCTGGGCGCGCTGATGCTGGCCGCGGGCTCGCTGTCGGATGCGTTCGGGCGCAAGCGCATCCTGCGGCTGGGTCTGCTCGGCTTCGGGGCCACGTCGCTGCTGTGCGCGGTGGCGCCGACGGGCGCGGTGCTCATCCTCGCGCGTGCGCTGCAGGGGGCCGCGGGCGCGCTCCTGGTGCCGGGCTCACTGGCGCTCATCCTGTCCTTCTTCTCCGGCCCCGAGCAGGCGAAGGCCATTGGCGCGTGGACCGGCTGGACGGGCGGTGCGTTCATCGCGGGGCCTCTGGTGGGCGGGCTGCTGGTGGACACGGTGGGGTGGCGCTGGATCTTCGGCATCAACGTGCTGCCCATTGCGCTGACGCTGACGCTGCTCGCACGCATGGAGGAGCCCGCCCGTCCGGAGGGCGCGCGCATCGACCTCCCGGGGGCCGCGTTGGCGTGTCTGGGGCTGGGCGGCACGGTCTACGCGCTGATTGAACAGGGGACGGTGGGCTGGACGCATCCCACGGTATTGGCGTCGCTGGGCGTGGGCGTGCCGGCGTTCCTCGCGTTCCTCTGGCAGGAGCGGCGCTCGTCGCACCCGATGATGCCCCTGTGGCTCTTCCGGGCGCGGAACTTCTGGGCGGGCAACCTGGCCACGACGTTCATCTATGGGGCGCTGGCGCTGAGCGAGTTCGTCATCACGCTGTTCCTCCAGCAGGTGGGCGGCTTCCGAGCGACGACGGCGGGGCTGTCGCTGATGCCGACGACGATCATCATGTTGCTGCTGTCGCCGGTGTTCGGCGGGCTCGCGGGCCGGTTCGGTCCGCGCCTGTTCATGACGGTGGGGCCGTGGGTCGCGGGCGCCGGGTTCCTGCTCCTGCTGCGCGCCAGGACGCCCGTGAACTACTGGACGCA
This genomic interval carries:
- a CDS encoding MFS transporter — protein: MTSPQRLVLGIAVLASLVTFLDGAIINVALPAMVRELGGGLTLQQWVVDAYLITLGALMLAAGSLSDAFGRKRILRLGLLGFGATSLLCAVAPTGAVLILARALQGAAGALLVPGSLALILSFFSGPEQAKAIGAWTGWTGGAFIAGPLVGGLLVDTVGWRWIFGINVLPIALTLTLLARMEEPARPEGARIDLPGAALACLGLGGTVYALIEQGTVGWTHPTVLASLGVGVPAFLAFLWQERRSSHPMMPLWLFRARNFWAGNLATTFIYGALALSEFVITLFLQQVGGFRATTAGLSLMPTTIIMLLLSPVFGGLAGRFGPRLFMTVGPWVAGAGFLLLLRARTPVNYWTQMLPGVLVFGLGLTTTVAPLTAAVLGSVHKEQAGIGSAINNAIARVAGLIAIAFTGLIVGPRLDVAGFHRVMEVTAALLVLGGVISALGIRNPPRKA